The proteins below are encoded in one region of Penicillium psychrofluorescens genome assembly, chromosome: 4:
- a CDS encoding uncharacterized protein (ID:PFLUO_006748-T1.cds;~source:funannotate), which yields MATTLSPRLVCLSSVRHLSRPAAVTSRVFISRFSTNPDDDIIKTQHIPAPGSGHVRVLQLNRPKARNAISRQLLDALSKQVNAIAAEGGNGPTRALVVASNVDAAFCAGADLKERAHMTHAETEAFLEKLRATFSDLAALQVPTISAISSMALGGGLELALCTHLRVFGSSCTVGLPETRLAIIPGAGGTYRLPSLIGVNRARDMILTGRRVSGPESYFMGLCDRLVEVLPEEGAKEGVAREKVLRESIKLAQDICEGGPIAIKQALMAVQGFMLGEVSENRAYEGVIQTEDRYEALRAFAEKRKPAFRGK from the exons ATGGCAACGACATTGTCACCTCGACTTGTCTGCCTCTCCTCCGTCCGTCACCTCTCCCGCCCGGCAGCGGTCACCTCGCGGGTGTTCATCTCGCGCTTCAGCACGAACCCCGATGACGACATCATCAAAACCCAGCATATCCCAGCCCCGGGCTCAGGGCATGTGCGCGTGCTGCAGCTAAACCGGCCCAAGGCCCGCAATGCGATTTCGCGTCAGCTGCTCGACGCCCTCTCGAAGCAGGTGAACGCGATCGCCGCAGAAGGGGGCAATGGGCCGACCAGGGCTCTGGTGGTGGCCAGCAATGTGGACGCCGCGTTCTGCGCCGGGGCCGACCTGAAGGAGCGCGCGCATATGACCCACGCAGA GACCGAAGCATTCCTCGAGAAACTCCGCGCCACGTTTAGCGACCTCGCCGCTCTCCAGGTGCCCACAATCTCCGCCATATCCTCAATGGCCCTGGGCGGCGGCCTAGAGCTAGCGCTATGCACGCACCTCCGCGTCTTCGGCTCCTCCTGCACCGTCGGGCTCCCCGAAACCCGACTGGCCATTATCCCCGGTGCAGGAGGCACCTACCGGCTTCCCTCGCTGATCGGGGTCAACCGGGCACGCGATATGATCCTCACAGGCCGACGGGTGTCCGGACCGGAGTCGTACTTTATGGGTCTCTGTGACCGGCTCGTGGAGGTGTTGCCGGAGGAGGGGGCTAAGGAGGGCGTCGCGCGCGAAAAGGTGCTGCGCGAGAGCATCAAGTTGGCTCAGGATATTTGTGAGGGTGGGCCCATTGCTATCAAGCAGGCGCTTATGGCGGTGCAAGGGTTCATGCTCGGCGAGGTTTCGGAGAATAGGGCTTATGAGGGCGTGATTCAGACTGAGGACCGCTATGAGGCGCTGCGAGCTTTTGctgagaagagaaagcctGCGTTCCGGGGAAAATAG
- a CDS encoding uncharacterized protein (ID:PFLUO_006749-T1.cds;~source:funannotate), translated as MELRQAWKSLRHQHPQIAALPDQAGSRLIYTVPSYLPQSRELLFRTPHWRTDGKGLILLQQDFLTLLVQSSQSTLEFNGSEVARMPPSLDEATGVSLDINDDKKRATKAELPVLATGPAPASISRTLPNTSPGNSRRVSVRLSKDLTVQAALFVTVRRHLAPVDGRLICFNTHNVRDRVPVPWSGSQGASGLYHTGRPFSLDFSVNKDYNAIAAALAARYQRDLQPVFEMMPYYVQSIGALLATPLELAIQAPGAAHPELSSLSVIDDYLPTVHAGPSGTVEIEDWWLGAHMINRILQTYLWTREGQMYLSCHYNDAFYEQEFIKGLLEEWESVLVGELIA; from the exons ATGGAATTGCGCCAGGCTTGGAAGTCATTACGACACCAACATCCGCAGATCGCAGCGCTTCCTGACCAGGCAGGCTCTCGATTGATCTATACGGTTCCTTCCTATCTGCCACAGTCAAGGGAGTTATTGTTCCGTACACCCCACTGGCGCACCGATGGGAAGGGCCTGATTCTATTACAGCAGGACTTCTTGACATTACTTGTCCAAAGTTCTCAATCCACCCTGGAATTCAATGGCTCTGAAGTGGCACGCATGCCTCCAAGCTTGGATGAAGCCACGGGCGTGTCCCTAGACATTAACGACGACAAGAAACGGGCTACCAAGGCTGAGCTCCCCGTTCTGGCCACTGGCCCAGCACCAGCCTCTATCAGCAGGACTCTTCCAAACACTTCACCTGGAAATTCGCGCCGCGTGAGTGTTCGTCTTTCCAAAGATCTCA CCGTCCAAGCTGCTCTTTTTGTCACTGTGCGACGACATCTCGCTCCCGTGGATGGTCGCTTGATCTGCTTCAACACACATAATGTCCGCGATCGGGTTCCAGTGCCCTGGAGTGGATCTCAGGGAGCGTCTGGCCTGTACCATACAGGGCGGCCCTTTAGCCTTGATTTCAGTGTCAACAAGGATTACAATGCCATAGCTGCGGCTTTGGCAGCCCGTTACCAGCGCGATCTACAACCAGTGTTTGAAATGATGCCTTATTACGTACAGAGCATCGGTGCTTTGCTGGCGACCCCACTGGAACTAGCAATCCAAGCACCAGGTGCTGCGCACCCCGAGCTCAGCTCACTTAGTGTCATCGACGACTATTTGCCGACAGTGCATGCTGGTCCCTCCGGCACAGTGGAGATCGAAGACTGGTGGCTTGGTGCCCACATGATCAACCGAATTTTGCAAACCTATTTATGGACACGAGAGGGCCAGATGTATCTCTCTTGTCACTATAATGACGCTTTTTACGAGCAGGAATTTATCAAGGGGCTCTTAGAGGAGTGGGAATCAGTATTGGTGGGAGAGTTGATTGCCTAA
- a CDS encoding uncharacterized protein (ID:PFLUO_006747-T1.cds;~source:funannotate) has protein sequence MDVISPEPCPKPFGDILSETGALVEPLSLATGSNLSLENARAIVQQAEASKHDTSVDGAETPHDDEIPAQPRRSRRIDYIDRALRNTGHPLGGSIRPKRLSHDKKTNQVPKLDLDDPQVSLQTILAGYIQKVDPLMARGPDTDTADDLNAALQEVFGEAPYEHLRSMGYGASDVVSWAWILKSRDPHEATWRLFTLEADRRSRTDTDAPAIPSFIPLFLLKGKYLERQTFRLLLIYSLHLMSGLQLPVLQRQVTNLDKASLPDTFRPKIDPVAFMDLAISLMFHARQVWPEALVTIARASVLVLTSSNQAAQYTDAGRCDRFNFILGLLAKPIKKGPFRFFSIQQQAQFEILKAMATHEPVVPVIRQGYRALIAVQLTHKKTVEERQSAELKAPSWPPWKEEKLGIDSQRGNDGRFSRAMLVIAQMREAGYRPGHLENISAVLAGWDTDGSPTVQTRSLMRPPTRSLHRAIEKDPQHPWIWMARIRATRTVREAWACFLTYQDNGFPPSEDVYAAMAEKLIYRRKTIERKFDDTAHALPGDGREVYPEPASARDIIYIRTEPPTLDELLEDMLSKGLRPARKFLALLLSTAPSFHSGLHYLNCSSIGQSQKEALTTVWRKPSQYKVQDLRSFQEIPDYLFGAFIGFLCRHTPFGDVNSPYRASSIGDLFPILFPDFRLSHSTQTLFDYNDRHLPHALPHAIELTKLRDHACTPAWLHILTALSRKRTHRPRRKIKRNAQWILAWHEALEVVELMQRYSAQPDTEALQSMCVVFTKAVAAGLNSPHDAKQGLRIVRRTLPPRASADFDDMVQTGLQALKDRFDHLVTSSPKSPEAAEQSIFTAERTQSPLTVPPILQVPTPAALHAFVRALGTAGDDDGLLNLLLWMSRSADVLNETSDAYMNGDIKMHRILVAIRAFLEKEEDRVESASASAVQEAFDIISRTPDWTWPSDWEVQEYRTPLDCI, from the exons ATGGATGTTATCAGCCCGGAGCCCTGCCCGAAGCCTTTCGGAGATATCCTCTCTGAAACCGGCGCATTGGTTGAGCCGCTGTCGCTGGCGACAG GGTCGAATCTGTCCTTGGAGAACGCTCGCGCAATTGTGCAACAAGCCGAAGCCTCGAAGCATGACACCTCTGTTGATGGGGCTGAAACACCACACGACGATGAAATACCCGCACAACCCAGGAGATCCAGGCGAATTGATTACATTGACCGGGCTCTGCGGAACACCGGACATCCACTAGGCGGAAGCATTCGACCAAAGCGGCTTTCGCATGACAAGAAAACGAACCAGGTTCCAAAGTTGGACCTCGATGATCCACAGGTGTCTTTGCAAACAATTCTTGCCGGCTACATTCAAAAAGTGGATCCATTGATGGCCCGTGGCCCCGACACCGACACCGCCGATGACCTGAATGCCGCGCTACAGGAAGTCTTTGGGGAAGCGCCCTACGAACATCTTAGGTCCATGGGTTATGGCGCCTCCGATGTGGTGTCTTGGGCCTGGATCCTAAAGAGTCGGGACCCTCACGAGGCGACTTGGCGACTATTTACCTTGGAGGCGGATCGCAGAAGCAGAACAGACACTGATGCGCCTGCGATTCCTTCTTTTATTCCACTTTTTCTCTTGAAGGGGAAGTACCTGGAGCGCCAAACGTTTCGTTTGCTCCTGATTTattctctccatctcatGAGTGGACTACAGCTTCCAGTTTTGCAGAGGCAAGTGACCAACCTCGACAAAGCCTCGCTCCCAGATACCTTCCGTCCGAAGATTGACCCAGTGGCCTTCATGGATTTGGCCATTAGTCTGATGTTTCACGCTCGGCAAGTGTGGCCAGAGGCGCTTGTCACCATTGCCCGGGCATCTGTCCTTGTCTTAACATCTTCGAACCAAGCAGCACAATACACCGATGCTGGAAGATGCGACAGGTTCAATTTTATACTTGGGCTGCTGGCAAAACCTATCAAAAAAGGCCCTTTTCGATTCTTTTCGATTCAGCAACAAGCGCAATTCGAGATTCTCAAGGCCATGGCTACACACGAACCGGTCGTACCAGTAATACGACAAGGCTACCGAGCTCTCATTGCAGTTCAGCTGACCCACAAGAAGACAGTGGAGGAACGCCAGTCTGCCGAGCTCAAGGCTCCCTCGTGGCCACCctggaaggaggagaagctgggaATCGATTCACAACGGGGAAACGATGGACGGTTCAGCCGTGCGATGCTCGTCATCGCGCAGATGAGAGAAGCAGGCTACCGCCCTGGTCACTTGGAAAATATATCCGCAGTCTTGGCCGGTTGGGATACAGATGGCAGCCCGACCGTGCAAACTCGATCCTTGATGCGACCCCCAACGCGGAGCTTACATCGCGCCATTGAAAAGGATCCGCAGCATCCGTGGATTTGGATGGCACGAATCCGCGCCACAAGGACTGTGCGCGAAGCGTGGGCTTGCTTTTTGACTTATCAAGATAACGGCTTTCCTCCTAGCGAGGACGTTTACGCTGCCATGGCTGAAAAGTTGATCTATCGGAGAAAGACCATTGAACGGAAATTTGACGACACTGCTCATGCCTTACCGGGAGATGGTCGCGAGGTTTATCCAGAACCAGCTTCTGCGCGTGACATTATCTATATCCGTACGGAGCCACCCACACTGGATGAGCTTCTTGAGGATATGCTTTCAAAGGGCCTTCGTCCTGCTAGGAAATTTTTGGCTCTTCTATTGAGCACGGCTCCCAGTTTCCACTCGGGATTACATTACCTGAACTGTAGCTCGATTGGCCAGTCACAGAAGGAGGCGTTGACAACGGTATGGAGGAAACCATCCCAATACAAAGTGCAGGACCTCCGCTCTTTCCAAGAAATTCCGGACTATCTTTTCGGGGCGTTCATCGGCTTCCTCTGCCGGCATACGCCTTTCGGTGATGTTAATTCGCCATATCGGGCTTCTTCCATTGGCGACCTTTTCCCAATACTTTTTCCCGATTTCCGATTGTCCCATTCGACTCAGACCCTTTTCGACTACAACGACCGTCATCTCCCACACGCCTTGCCTCATGCGATCGAGTTGACCAAGTTGCGAGACCACGCGTGCACGCCAGCCTGGTTGCATATACTCACCGCGCTGTCCCGCAAGCGCACCCACCGACCGCGTCGGAAGATCAAACGCAATGCCCAGTGGATTCTCGCCTGGCATGAGGCACTCGAGGTTGTGGAGTTGATGCAGAGGTATTCAGCACAACCTGATACCGAGGCGCTGCAATCTATGTGCGTGGTGTTTACCAAGGCTGTCGCAGCAGGTCTCAATTCCCCTCATGATGCCAAGCAGGGGTTGAGGATTGTCCGCAGAACCCTACCTCCACGGGCCAGTGCTGACTTCGACGACATGGTTCAGACTGGCCTTCAGGCTTTGAAGGACCGTTTCGACCACCTGGTTACCTCATCTCCCAAATCTCccgaggcggcggagcagagTATTTTCACGGCGGAGCGCACTCAATCGCCGCTGACCGTGCCGCCCATTCTACAGGTCCCCACGCCAGCTGCGCTACATGCCTTTGTTCGGGCTCTAGGGACTGCGGgggacgatgatggcctgTTGAATCTGTTGCTGTGGATGAGTCGGTCAGCAGATGTTCTCAACGAAACCAGCGACGCCTACATGAATGGAGACATCAAGATGCACCGCATCCTTGTGGCAATCCGGGCGTTcctggaaaaagaagaagatcgggTAGagtcggcctcggcctcggccgtGCAAGAAGCATTCGACATCATCAGCCGGACGCCGGACTGGACGTGGCCGAGTGATTGGGAAGTGCAGGAATACCGGACCCCGTTGGATTGTATATAG